The following proteins are co-located in the Flammeovirga kamogawensis genome:
- the nusB gene encoding transcription antitermination factor NusB, with amino-acid sequence MLNRRLLRIKIMQSVYAFKQSKASNKELTLDTIKAEFREEFLEFGQEEKARIDEEQAKVIEYFTNYLNEDIEASTEELDVKLLKIASKAKNHYEQLVIKDENDFKKKMVIETEQLFTKYLKILSYLIDISELSKKELERKVEKNARNIELDQKFVDWFYNNKAFTILREDDVLTELLSKHKLRRIEDDEKVLEWLRVLKRDEDLITAIEELTKDSSTFETQQEVLRLIVRDFIFKNEVIESSFEAEDLNWSENKRILRSMVLKTVKNISEDEGTEILSISKNWEEDKEFFEELFSLTLSQEENFKEIIANKSKKWAIDRIAKVDSILINMALAEMLNFRNIPVKVTINEFIEISKQYSTPKSWQFINGMLDSISEELQSEGKIKKSGKGLLDNK; translated from the coding sequence ATGCTCAATAGAAGATTATTACGCATTAAAATAATGCAAAGCGTCTATGCTTTCAAGCAAAGTAAAGCATCAAATAAAGAATTGACTTTAGATACAATTAAGGCTGAATTCAGAGAAGAATTCTTAGAATTTGGACAAGAGGAAAAAGCAAGAATTGATGAAGAACAAGCTAAAGTAATAGAGTACTTTACAAATTATCTTAATGAAGACATTGAGGCTTCTACTGAGGAGTTAGATGTGAAATTGCTAAAAATAGCATCTAAGGCTAAGAATCACTACGAACAATTAGTAATTAAGGATGAAAATGACTTCAAGAAAAAGATGGTCATTGAAACGGAACAATTATTTACTAAATACCTTAAAATTCTTTCATACTTAATAGATATCTCTGAGTTATCTAAAAAAGAACTGGAAAGAAAAGTAGAGAAAAATGCAAGAAATATTGAACTTGATCAAAAATTTGTTGATTGGTTCTATAATAATAAAGCATTCACAATTCTAAGAGAAGATGATGTTTTGACAGAATTATTGTCGAAACATAAATTAAGAAGAATTGAGGATGATGAAAAAGTTTTAGAATGGTTAAGAGTCTTAAAGCGTGATGAAGATTTAATTACTGCTATTGAGGAACTTACAAAAGACTCTTCAACTTTTGAAACTCAACAAGAAGTTTTACGTTTAATAGTAAGAGACTTCATCTTTAAAAATGAGGTAATTGAGTCGTCTTTTGAAGCAGAAGATTTAAACTGGTCTGAAAACAAACGTATACTAAGAAGTATGGTGTTAAAGACAGTGAAAAATATCTCTGAGGATGAAGGCACAGAAATTCTATCTATCTCTAAAAATTGGGAAGAAGATAAAGAGTTTTTTGAAGAGCTTTTCAGCTTAACACTTAGCCAAGAAGAAAACTTTAAAGAAATTATCGCCAATAAGTCTAAAAAATGGGCTATAGATCGAATTGCAAAAGTTGATAGTATACTAATTAATATGGCATTAGCTGAAATGTTAAATTTCAGAAATATACCTGTAAAAGTTACAATCAACGAGTTTATTGAGATCTCTAAGCAATATAGTACACCAAAAAGTTGGCAGTTTATTAATGGTATGTTAGATTCAATTTCTGAAGAATTACAATCGGAAGGAAAAATCAAGAAAAGTGGAAAAGGTCTACTGGATAACAAATAA
- a CDS encoding ComF family protein — MQKLIKLLNTIFFSLFPDLCFHCNKMLNEGEEVLCFHCHTKLPVFDGCWVNSQHNIITHLFDHKINLKYGFAFFYYESSGVTRSLIHHLKYKNQEIIGTWIVNHFGDLYNSTINDIDYIVPIPLHTKKMKERGYNQVDTFCSALSEKWNIPYEKDNLIRKRYTNTQTKKSRIERAINLKDVFDVKEKKVFSNKHVLLVDDVLTTGSTLESAGYVLLDSEIKHLSILTIGIVV; from the coding sequence ATGCAAAAGCTTATAAAACTACTCAATACCATATTTTTTAGTCTATTTCCCGACTTATGTTTTCATTGTAATAAAATGCTTAATGAGGGAGAAGAAGTATTATGTTTCCATTGCCATACAAAACTTCCTGTTTTTGATGGTTGTTGGGTAAACTCTCAGCATAATATAATCACTCATTTGTTTGATCATAAGATAAATTTAAAATATGGGTTTGCTTTCTTTTATTATGAAAGTTCTGGTGTTACAAGAAGTTTAATTCATCATCTTAAATATAAGAATCAGGAAATTATTGGAACTTGGATTGTTAATCATTTTGGTGACTTATATAATTCAACTATAAATGATATTGACTATATCGTTCCTATTCCACTTCATACTAAAAAAATGAAAGAAAGAGGATACAATCAAGTAGATACATTTTGTTCAGCATTAAGTGAAAAGTGGAATATACCATATGAAAAAGACAATTTGATTAGAAAGAGATATACGAATACACAAACAAAAAAATCTAGAATTGAACGTGCTATTAACCTAAAAGACGTTTTTGATGTAAAAGAAAAGAAAGTTTTTTCAAATAAACATGTGCTATTAGTTGATGATGTACTGACAACAGGTTCTACTTTAGAATCAGCTGGTTATGTGTTATTAGATAGTGAAATTAAACACCTAAGTATATTAACTATTGGTATTGTAGTATAA
- a CDS encoding exodeoxyribonuclease III, giving the protein MKVISYNVNGIRAAIKKDLLEWVKGINPDVICLQEVKANEEQVDLEGFKALGYKYVYWHSAQKKGYSGVAIFSKVEAKSTKIGMGIDVYDAEGRTILCEFKDFTLVNTYFPSGTSGEERQKFKYNFLDDYFKYISNLKTEYSNLVICGDFNICHKAIDIHNPERNKNTSGFQPAEREWVTKFITEGGFVDAFRKFDESPGKYSWWTYRAGARGKNLGWRIDYFMVQDTFADRLTNSLLHNDAYHSDHCPVEIDFK; this is encoded by the coding sequence ATGAAAGTAATATCATACAATGTTAATGGCATACGTGCTGCTATAAAAAAAGACTTACTAGAATGGGTTAAAGGTATTAACCCTGATGTTATTTGTCTTCAGGAAGTTAAAGCAAACGAAGAACAAGTTGATCTTGAAGGATTCAAGGCATTAGGATACAAATATGTTTATTGGCACTCTGCACAAAAAAAAGGTTACAGTGGGGTTGCAATTTTCTCTAAAGTAGAGGCAAAATCTACTAAAATAGGCATGGGAATTGATGTATATGATGCTGAAGGTCGAACTATACTGTGTGAGTTCAAAGATTTTACCTTAGTAAATACTTACTTTCCTTCTGGGACATCTGGTGAAGAGAGACAAAAATTTAAATATAATTTCTTAGATGATTATTTTAAATACATCTCAAACCTAAAAACTGAATACAGTAATCTAGTTATTTGTGGCGATTTTAATATTTGTCATAAGGCTATAGATATACACAACCCTGAGCGCAATAAAAACACTTCTGGTTTTCAGCCTGCTGAAAGAGAATGGGTTACTAAATTTATTACTGAAGGTGGTTTTGTAGATGCATTTAGAAAATTTGATGAAAGCCCAGGGAAATATAGCTGGTGGACATACCGTGCAGGAGCTAGAGGTAAAAACTTAGGATGGAGAATTGATTATTTTATGGTACAAGATACTTTTGCAGATCGTCTTACAAACTCGCTTCTGCATAATGACGCTTACCATTCAGATCACTGCCCTGTCGAAATTGACTTTAAATAA
- a CDS encoding ABC transporter substrate-binding protein produces MRKLIAITFSFLILAVFMGCGPTNPTEKDAENKLTPTSGDKFYGGVFRVNESEYIKNLYPLSIIDIYSYRIASQIYEGLFKFDQKTLQVVPSLVDSYAKSDDQLVYTFKLKDNVYFHDDKCFENGKGRKLSAQDVVYNFNLICTYNRNNQYAHLFTDIVKGAAEYYDATKENLSFVRTPEGLEGVAGFKVIDALTLEITLLKPNSMFLYNLARPGAFIFPREAVENYGEDMRTKCVGTGPFQIASVDEDISINLSKNENYHGVDEFGNKLPFLKAISVSFIKDKKIEFLEFKKGELDMMYRIPTEDIIDVLTESDETNENFKYHLQRIPEMSTQFLAMNNQGKIFKDINIRKAFSFAIDRQRILEYILNGEGYMEGYHGITPPVFKNYDIEQITGYKMNIDSAKYYLAKAGYPDGKGFPKVTLDLNTEGEQYSNVALEVKKQLKDKLNVNVELKISPFAQIAEKSIMGRYDFLRLAWIADYPSPENYLWAYYGKTLPENPEEKSWPNLIRYSNPKFDVEYEKALASVDQNQAMVHFMNAEKILMADAPFIVLWYDEGYRLIQRYVEDFPNNPMQYRDFSTVYFDKTH; encoded by the coding sequence ATGAGAAAGCTGATAGCTATTACATTCTCTTTTTTAATCCTAGCTGTATTTATGGGATGTGGTCCAACAAACCCTACCGAAAAAGATGCAGAAAATAAACTAACACCCACAAGTGGTGATAAATTTTACGGAGGAGTATTTAGGGTAAACGAATCGGAATATATCAAGAACTTATACCCACTAAGCATTATTGATATTTACTCTTATAGAATTGCTTCTCAGATTTATGAAGGATTATTCAAATTTGATCAAAAGACTTTACAAGTTGTCCCTAGTTTAGTAGACAGCTATGCAAAATCTGATGATCAACTAGTTTATACTTTTAAACTAAAAGATAATGTTTATTTCCATGACGATAAATGTTTTGAAAATGGCAAAGGAAGAAAGCTATCTGCACAAGATGTAGTTTACAACTTTAACCTTATCTGTACATACAATAGAAATAATCAGTATGCACATTTATTTACTGACATTGTAAAAGGTGCTGCTGAATATTATGATGCTACAAAAGAAAATCTATCATTTGTTAGAACTCCTGAAGGTTTAGAAGGTGTAGCTGGTTTTAAAGTAATTGATGCTTTAACATTAGAAATAACTTTATTAAAGCCTAATTCTATGTTTTTGTATAACCTTGCTAGGCCTGGTGCTTTTATCTTCCCAAGAGAAGCAGTAGAAAATTATGGCGAAGATATGAGAACAAAATGTGTTGGTACTGGTCCTTTCCAAATTGCTAGTGTTGACGAAGATATTTCTATCAATTTATCTAAAAATGAAAATTATCATGGTGTAGATGAATTTGGTAATAAACTACCTTTCTTAAAAGCTATATCAGTTTCTTTTATTAAAGATAAAAAGATTGAATTCTTAGAATTTAAAAAAGGTGAACTGGATATGATGTACAGAATTCCTACAGAAGATATTATTGATGTTCTTACAGAATCAGATGAGACTAACGAGAACTTCAAATATCATTTACAAAGAATTCCAGAAATGTCTACTCAGTTCCTTGCAATGAATAACCAAGGGAAGATCTTTAAAGATATCAATATCCGTAAAGCTTTTAGTTTTGCTATCGACAGACAAAGAATATTAGAATATATTTTAAATGGTGAAGGGTATATGGAAGGATACCATGGTATAACACCTCCAGTATTTAAAAATTATGATATTGAGCAAATCACAGGTTATAAAATGAATATTGATTCTGCAAAGTATTATTTAGCTAAAGCCGGATACCCTGATGGTAAAGGATTCCCTAAAGTTACTTTAGACCTTAATACTGAAGGAGAACAATATAGTAATGTAGCACTTGAAGTTAAAAAACAACTTAAAGATAAACTTAATGTAAATGTCGAATTAAAAATCTCTCCATTTGCTCAAATTGCAGAAAAAAGTATAATGGGTAGATATGATTTTTTACGTTTAGCGTGGATTGCTGATTACCCAAGTCCTGAAAATTATTTATGGGCTTACTATGGTAAAACACTTCCTGAAAATCCTGAAGAAAAATCTTGGCCAAACTTAATTCGTTATTCAAACCCTAAGTTTGATGTTGAATATGAAAAGGCTTTAGCTTCTGTAGATCAGAACCAAGCAATGGTACATTTTATGAACGCAGAAAAGATTTTAATGGCTGATGCACCATTTATAGTACTATGGTATGACGAAGGATATCGTCTAATTCAGAGATATGTAGAGGATTTCCCTAATAATCCTATGCAATATCGTGATTTCAGTACCGTTTATTTTGATAAAACTCATTAA
- a CDS encoding DUF4175 family protein: MFESKIKAYKQKLYRNAAIKGAILTLAAVLGLFLLFSVLEYLNNFGTTTRAILFFAYIMSFSYIFFLWVIKPLAKMNGISKQISDEQAAIEIGNHFPEISDKLINSIQLQSEAKSNSLIKATLEQRGHQFSPINFTTAISYKENLRYWYRYLLPALVVLFAILFVRPQIIVESTPKIIQFDKEFLPIAPFTFNLLTSNLEPFQGDDFELKVALNGDVLPSDVYIETDKGSLIKLQKSNPGYSFVHTFKKIQHGVKFRFKAAGYYSKEFKINTLTRPNLSKFSVQVTYPRYTNKPNETLENTGNLLVPEGSNITWLFDTKTTDSIQLYFKEVALKADAETLENNVFKYAYKTNESTSYSVTLSNIYGTNKDSISYFLNVIKDKYPSISMRQYQDTVMFDYLVFGGNIGDDYGITRLRTRYRIKKKEDTKPPTTFNKIDIPFNRKAIDQSFYYKLETNQFNLKEGDKLEYFVEVYDNDGVNGNKRSKTPMYTFMLPTSAEIEKDLEESKKETENKLEETLAKADELNKNLKKLEEKLKGKRQLTWQDKKDIQKLIEERKALQQELENLQQQSQELKDKQSKFSEQDKSVAQKAEQLQKIIENINDEETQKLYDELQKLMEQNYINQPLQENLKNIEKKQKNLKNELERTIKLFKKLQIEQKAKEVSSKLEDLSQKQQEVAKETDELQKKQEQEAEDPSKKAENDKVKEDLVKKQEELNEKFEKIKQEMEELRKMDKKEQTNQDFEQFTPSERSIQKEQQNASEQLKQDKKKDAHQSQKKAANKMQQMAKQMQQSMQSAEMEQISEDHDALRQIMENLLKLSFDQEDLMESFKKVRRIDPKFVELSQTQLKLRDDAKYIEDSLVALSKRVFQIESFVTREVTDMNKYMDESLNAIKRRVPEVAASKQQFTMTSINNLTLLLSDILDNMQQQMSQSMAGQQMNQKQSSSSPSPSQMQQQLNQQMENLKKSGKSGKELSKELAKLAAQQEMIRNALKQSMGSGPEQMQGQKKDGQDGEGIKEGGNGYGKILKEMEKTEDDLVNKELTDKLIKRQKEILTRMLESEKAKKEKGKDEERKAETAKKQRQIPPPDSFDEYLKQKETQIELLRTIPTSLNTYYKQEVNKYFEKIKD, encoded by the coding sequence ATGTTTGAAAGCAAAATAAAAGCCTATAAACAAAAACTATATAGAAACGCTGCTATAAAAGGAGCCATTCTTACACTAGCTGCTGTATTAGGTCTATTTTTGCTTTTTAGTGTTTTAGAGTACCTAAATAATTTTGGCACAACAACAAGAGCAATTCTATTTTTTGCTTACATCATGTCTTTCTCTTACATATTCTTTTTATGGGTGATTAAACCACTTGCAAAAATGAATGGTATAAGTAAACAAATTAGTGATGAGCAAGCTGCTATTGAAATTGGCAATCATTTTCCAGAAATCTCTGATAAGCTTATCAATTCAATTCAACTTCAATCAGAAGCAAAAAGTAATAGCCTTATAAAAGCCACTTTAGAACAAAGAGGACATCAATTTTCTCCTATTAACTTTACTACAGCAATATCTTATAAAGAAAATTTAAGGTATTGGTATAGGTATCTCCTACCTGCATTAGTAGTATTATTTGCTATCTTATTTGTTAGACCACAAATTATTGTAGAGAGTACTCCTAAAATTATTCAGTTCGACAAAGAATTTTTACCAATAGCACCTTTTACATTTAATCTATTAACCTCAAACCTAGAACCCTTCCAAGGAGATGACTTTGAGTTAAAAGTAGCGTTAAATGGAGATGTATTGCCATCTGATGTATATATAGAAACAGACAAAGGCTCTTTAATCAAATTACAAAAATCTAATCCTGGATATTCTTTTGTTCATACATTCAAAAAAATACAACATGGCGTTAAGTTTAGGTTTAAAGCAGCAGGGTATTACTCTAAAGAATTTAAAATAAATACATTAACTCGACCTAATTTATCTAAGTTTAGTGTACAAGTTACCTACCCTCGATATACAAATAAACCGAACGAGACTTTAGAAAATACAGGTAATTTACTTGTTCCAGAGGGTTCTAACATTACTTGGCTATTTGATACCAAAACAACAGATTCTATTCAATTATATTTTAAAGAAGTAGCACTTAAAGCTGATGCTGAAACTCTAGAGAACAACGTATTTAAGTACGCATATAAAACAAATGAATCTACATCTTATAGTGTTACCTTATCGAATATCTATGGTACTAATAAGGATAGTATTTCTTATTTCTTAAACGTAATAAAAGATAAGTACCCAAGTATAAGTATGAGGCAATATCAAGATACTGTAATGTTCGACTATCTAGTATTTGGAGGTAATATTGGAGATGATTACGGAATCACTAGATTACGCACACGCTATAGAATAAAAAAGAAAGAAGATACTAAACCTCCTACTACATTTAATAAAATCGATATTCCTTTTAATAGAAAGGCAATTGATCAAAGTTTCTATTACAAATTAGAGACAAATCAGTTTAATCTTAAAGAAGGTGATAAATTAGAATATTTTGTTGAGGTATATGATAATGATGGCGTAAATGGTAATAAGAGAAGTAAAACTCCTATGTATACTTTTATGTTACCAACATCTGCAGAAATAGAAAAAGATCTAGAAGAAAGTAAAAAAGAAACTGAAAATAAATTAGAAGAAACTCTTGCAAAAGCAGATGAGTTAAATAAAAATCTAAAAAAGTTAGAGGAGAAACTAAAAGGTAAAAGACAATTAACTTGGCAGGATAAAAAAGATATTCAAAAACTAATTGAAGAGCGAAAAGCATTACAGCAAGAATTAGAAAATCTTCAACAACAAAGTCAAGAATTAAAAGATAAGCAGAGTAAGTTTTCAGAACAAGATAAAAGTGTAGCTCAAAAAGCTGAACAGCTTCAAAAAATAATTGAAAATATTAATGACGAAGAAACTCAAAAACTTTATGATGAGTTACAAAAGTTGATGGAGCAAAATTATATTAATCAGCCTCTTCAAGAAAACTTAAAAAATATTGAGAAAAAACAGAAGAACCTTAAAAATGAGTTAGAAAGAACTATCAAACTTTTTAAGAAACTTCAGATAGAACAAAAAGCAAAAGAAGTATCTAGTAAGTTAGAAGACCTTTCTCAGAAGCAACAAGAAGTTGCAAAGGAAACTGATGAACTACAAAAGAAGCAAGAACAAGAAGCTGAAGACCCCTCTAAAAAGGCTGAAAATGATAAGGTAAAAGAAGACCTTGTTAAAAAGCAGGAAGAACTGAATGAAAAGTTCGAAAAAATAAAACAAGAGATGGAGGAACTTCGTAAAATGGATAAGAAGGAACAAACTAATCAAGATTTTGAGCAGTTTACTCCAAGCGAAAGATCAATTCAAAAAGAACAACAAAATGCTTCAGAACAATTAAAACAAGATAAAAAGAAAGACGCTCATCAATCACAAAAGAAAGCGGCCAATAAAATGCAACAAATGGCAAAGCAAATGCAACAGAGTATGCAATCTGCAGAAATGGAACAAATAAGCGAAGACCACGATGCATTGAGACAAATAATGGAAAATCTTCTAAAACTATCCTTCGATCAGGAAGATCTTATGGAATCCTTTAAAAAGGTGAGAAGAATTGACCCAAAATTTGTTGAATTGTCGCAAACACAACTTAAATTGAGAGATGATGCTAAATACATAGAAGATAGCTTAGTTGCACTCTCTAAAAGAGTATTCCAAATAGAGTCGTTCGTTACAAGAGAAGTAACTGATATGAACAAATATATGGATGAAAGCTTAAATGCAATCAAGAGACGTGTACCTGAAGTGGCAGCAAGTAAACAACAGTTTACAATGACCTCAATAAATAACCTTACGTTATTATTGAGTGATATATTAGATAATATGCAGCAGCAAATGAGCCAAAGTATGGCTGGCCAACAGATGAATCAGAAACAATCTTCTTCATCCCCTAGCCCTAGTCAGATGCAACAGCAATTAAACCAACAGATGGAAAACTTGAAAAAGAGTGGTAAATCTGGAAAGGAATTATCTAAAGAACTTGCTAAATTAGCAGCACAACAGGAAATGATTCGAAATGCTTTAAAACAAAGTATGGGTTCAGGACCTGAACAAATGCAAGGACAGAAAAAAGATGGCCAAGATGGAGAAGGAATAAAAGAGGGAGGAAATGGCTATGGAAAGATCCTTAAAGAAATGGAAAAAACGGAAGATGATTTAGTTAATAAAGAACTTACCGATAAATTAATAAAAAGACAAAAAGAAATTTTAACCAGAATGCTTGAGTCTGAAAAGGCTAAGAAAGAAAAAGGGAAAGATGAAGAGAGGAAAGCTGAAACTGCTAAAAAGCAAAGACAGATACCTCCTCCGGATAGTTTTGATGAATATCTAAAACAGAAGGAAACTCAAATAGAATTGTTACGAACAATTCCTACCTCTTTAAATACTTATTACAAGCAGGAAGTGAATAAATACTTTGAAAAGATAAAGGATTGA
- a CDS encoding ATP-binding protein, which yields MNKPFKLKIPSLIENVRIAESFIDQAREEFNFNDDIYGNIMIAVTESVNNAIIHGNKNDKDKNVHLELKVSDKDIAFTIEDEGKGFDYEGLPDPTAPENIDKPGGRGIFLMKHLADEVTFSNEGRAITLTFYI from the coding sequence ATGAATAAACCATTCAAATTAAAGATACCTTCGCTAATAGAAAATGTTCGTATTGCGGAGAGTTTTATTGATCAAGCTCGAGAAGAGTTTAATTTCAATGATGACATTTATGGCAATATCATGATTGCTGTTACAGAATCTGTAAACAATGCTATTATCCATGGAAATAAAAACGACAAGGATAAGAACGTTCATTTAGAGTTAAAAGTATCAGACAAGGATATCGCTTTTACAATAGAAGATGAAGGAAAAGGTTTTGACTATGAAGGTCTACCCGATCCTACTGCTCCTGAAAATATTGATAAGCCAGGTGGAAGAGGAATATTTCTTATGAAACATCTTGCCGATGAAGTAACTTTCTCTAACGAAGGAAGAGCAATTACACTTACTTTCTATATTTAA
- the ybeY gene encoding rRNA maturation RNase YbeY gives MEREITFFTEDISFDVPNEQLLKEWIQSVIEKFDFKLIGVNYILCSDEYLHKINVEYLDHDTYTDIITFDNSEYENEIESDIFVSIDRIRENSKAIGTNEIDEFHRVLIHGILHLLGFKDKSNEDAKKMRNLEDEQLAFRNDSLKA, from the coding sequence ATGGAAAGAGAAATTACTTTTTTTACAGAAGACATTTCTTTTGATGTTCCAAACGAACAACTCTTAAAAGAATGGATTCAATCTGTTATCGAAAAATTTGATTTCAAATTAATTGGTGTCAATTATATATTATGTTCTGATGAATATCTACATAAAATAAATGTAGAATATTTAGATCATGATACATATACTGATATCATTACTTTTGATAATTCTGAATATGAAAATGAAATAGAGTCAGATATTTTTGTAAGTATTGATAGAATTAGAGAAAATTCTAAAGCTATTGGTACTAATGAAATAGATGAATTTCATAGAGTATTAATTCATGGTATTTTACACCTTCTTGGTTTTAAAGATAAATCTAATGAAGATGCTAAAAAGATGAGAAATTTAGAAGATGAACAATTAGCTTTTAGAAATGATTCTTTAAAAGCTTAA
- the mnmG gene encoding tRNA uridine-5-carboxymethylaminomethyl(34) synthesis enzyme MnmG has product MYPSYDVIVIGGGHAGCEAAHAAATLGSSVLLITMNMQTIAQMSCNPAMGGVAKGQIVREIDALGGMSGIVTDKSMIQFRMLNRSKGPAMWSPRAQSDRMVFAQEWRDTLEANLNVDIWQEMATEIVMEGDKITGVKTSLGVVFNTKSVVLTNGTFLNGLIHIGEKQFGGGRSGEHAAKGLTEQLVGLGFEAGRMKTGTPPRVDGRSLNWEKMQEQAGDENPEKFSYSDTTTTLTKQRSCFITYTSNAVHDVLKTGFDRSPMFNGRIQGLGPRYCPSIEDKINRFAERDRHQIFVEPEGWNTCEMYINGFSTSLPEDVQYKALRKIEGFENAKMFRPGYAIEYDFFPPTQLKSTLETKLVENLYFAGQINGTTGYEEAASQGLMAGINAHNKIKEKEAFILKRSEAYIGVLIDDLINKGTDEPYRMFTSRAEYRILLRQDNADIRLTQLGYDLGLASQDRFNAVEKKKKEIDNVVETLKETSIKVNHANPLLNERELQPLSQGIKANQFIKRPHVDINLTMEANPSLKEAFNGYGEKALEEAEILLKYENYIEKEQKLAEKLTTLESYKIPEGFDFKSITALSSESREKMTKVAPLTLGQASRISGVTPADVTILMVYLDKQKV; this is encoded by the coding sequence ATGTATCCATCTTATGACGTTATAGTAATTGGAGGAGGACATGCAGGCTGTGAAGCTGCTCATGCTGCCGCTACACTAGGATCTAGTGTTCTACTAATTACAATGAATATGCAAACTATAGCTCAAATGAGTTGTAACCCTGCAATGGGTGGTGTTGCCAAAGGACAGATCGTTAGAGAAATTGATGCTCTTGGTGGTATGTCAGGTATTGTGACTGATAAATCTATGATTCAATTTAGAATGTTGAATAGATCAAAAGGTCCTGCAATGTGGAGTCCAAGAGCACAAAGTGATCGAATGGTTTTCGCACAAGAATGGAGAGATACTTTAGAAGCAAATCTAAATGTAGATATATGGCAAGAAATGGCAACTGAAATTGTTATGGAAGGCGATAAAATTACTGGTGTAAAAACAAGTTTAGGCGTAGTTTTTAATACTAAATCTGTTGTTTTAACTAATGGTACTTTCTTAAATGGACTTATTCATATTGGTGAAAAACAATTTGGAGGAGGACGTAGTGGTGAACATGCTGCTAAAGGATTAACTGAACAATTAGTAGGTTTAGGCTTTGAAGCAGGAAGAATGAAAACAGGAACTCCTCCAAGAGTAGATGGTCGTTCTTTAAATTGGGAAAAAATGCAAGAGCAAGCTGGAGATGAAAATCCAGAAAAATTCTCTTATTCAGATACTACTACCACTCTTACAAAACAAAGAAGCTGTTTCATTACTTATACTAGTAATGCAGTTCATGATGTTTTAAAAACTGGCTTTGATAGATCTCCAATGTTTAATGGAAGAATTCAAGGTTTAGGTCCTAGATATTGTCCTTCAATAGAAGATAAAATTAATCGTTTTGCAGAAAGAGATAGACATCAAATTTTTGTAGAACCTGAAGGTTGGAATACATGTGAAATGTATATCAATGGATTTTCAACATCATTACCTGAAGACGTACAATACAAAGCACTTCGTAAAATTGAAGGTTTTGAAAACGCAAAAATGTTCCGTCCGGGTTATGCAATTGAATATGATTTCTTCCCTCCTACGCAATTAAAATCTACCCTAGAAACTAAGCTTGTAGAAAACCTTTATTTTGCCGGACAGATAAACGGAACAACAGGTTATGAGGAAGCTGCATCTCAAGGCTTAATGGCAGGGATTAATGCACATAATAAAATAAAGGAAAAAGAAGCATTTATCTTAAAAAGATCTGAAGCATATATTGGAGTTCTGATCGATGACCTTATCAATAAAGGTACAGATGAACCTTACAGAATGTTTACTTCTAGAGCCGAATATAGAATTCTTTTAAGACAAGATAATGCAGATATAAGGTTAACTCAATTAGGCTACGATTTAGGACTTGCTTCTCAAGATAGATTTAATGCTGTTGAGAAAAAGAAAAAAGAAATTGATAATGTTGTAGAAACATTAAAAGAGACAAGTATTAAAGTTAACCATGCAAACCCTCTTTTAAATGAAAGAGAACTGCAACCACTATCTCAAGGTATTAAAGCCAATCAATTTATAAAGCGCCCTCACGTAGATATTAATTTAACTATGGAAGCTAACCCATCGCTTAAAGAAGCATTTAATGGGTATGGTGAAAAGGCACTAGAAGAAGCTGAAATTCTTTTAAAATATGAAAACTATATTGAGAAAGAACAAAAGCTTGCAGAGAAGTTAACTACACTAGAAAGTTATAAAATACCAGAAGGTTTTGACTTTAAATCAATCACTGCTTTATCGTCTGAATCAAGAGAAAAAATGACAAAAGTAGCTCCTTTAACTTTAGGACAAGCCTCTAGAATAAGTGGTGTTACACCTGCAGATGTTACAATATTGATGGTCTATTTAGATAAGCAAAAAGTCTAA